Proteins encoded in a region of the Podospora pseudopauciseta strain CBS 411.78 chromosome 6, whole genome shotgun sequence genome:
- the PGI1 gene encoding glucose-6-phosphate isomerase (COG:G; BUSCO:EOG09261RWJ; EggNog:ENOG503NW61): MAPASSLSAWSDLHSHHESVGKNIVLKDAFKNDPKRFDKFTRKITLPADISSGSNGTDIIFDFSKNLITEETLDKLVKLAEEAGVEKKRDAMFAGGKINFTEGRAVYHAALRNVSNQTMKVDGVDVMNTKGGVNDVLEHMRVFSEQVRSGEWKGYTGKKLTTIINVGIGGSDLGPVMVTEALKHYGAKDMTLHFVSNIDGTHIAEALANSDPETTLFLIASKTFTTAETTTNANTAKSWFLEKTGGKGDIAKHFVALSTNESEVTKFGIDAANMFGFESWVGGRYSVWSAIGLSVALYVGFDNFHKFLAGAHAMDQHFQQAPLRENIPAIGGLLSVWYSNFYGAQTHLVAPFDQYLHRFPAYLQQLSMESNGKTITSDGSPAKYTTGPILFGEPCTNAQHSFFQLVHQGTKLIPSDFILAAKSHNPVSDNLHQKMLASNYLAQAEALMVGKTAEEVRAEGNVPEELVPHKVFMGNRPTTSILVGGAIGPAELGALIVYYEHLTFTEGAVWDINSFDQWGVELGKVLAKKILKEIDEEGAGSGHDSSTGGLLGAFKAYGGF; this comes from the exons ATGGCGCCCgcttcctccctctcggccTGGTCTGACCTCCACTCCCACCACGAAAGTGTTGGGAAGAACATCGTCCTCAAGGACGCCTTCAAGAACGATCCCAAGAGATTCGACAAGTTCACCCGCAAgatcaccctccccgccgacATCTCGAGCGGAAGCAATGGCACCGACATCATCTTCGACTTCAGCAAGAACCTCATCACAGAGGAGACCCTTGACAAGCTTGTGAAGctcgccgaggaggctggCGTCGAGAAGAAGCGCGATGCCATGTTCGCTGGCGGGAAGATCAACTTCACCGAGGGCCGTGCCGTCTACCACGCTGCCCTGCGCAACGTCAGCAACCAGACCATGAAGGTGGATGGTGTCGACGTCATGAACACCAAGGGTGGTGTCAACGATGTTCTCGAGCACATGCGCGTCTTCTCCGAGCAAGTCCGCAGCGGCGAGTGGAAGGGTTACACCGGCAAGAAGCTCACAACCATCATCAATGTTGGTATTGGCGGTTCCGATCT CGGCCCGGTGATGGTTACTGAGGCGCTCAAGCACTATGGCGCCAAGGACATGACCCTTCACTTTGTGTCCAACATCGACGGCACCCACATCGCCGAGGCTCTTGCCAACTCCGACCCCGAAAcgaccctcttcctcatcgctTCCAAGACCTTCACAACCGCCGAGACCACAACAAATGCCAACACGGCCAAGTCATGGTTCCTTGAGAAGACCGGCGGCAAGGGTGATATCGCCAAGCACTTCGTTGCTCTCTCCACCAACGAGTCCGAGGTGACCAAGTTCGGTATTGATGCCGCCAACATGTTCGGCTTCGAGAGCTGGGTCGGTGGCCGCTACTCTGTCTGGAGCGCCATTGGTCTCAGTGTTGCCCTCTACGTCGGCTTCGACAACTTCCACAAGTTCCTGGCTGGTGCCCATGCCATGGACCAGCACTTCCAGCAGGCTCCCCTCAGGGAGAACATCCCGGCCATTGGTGGTCTCCTGAGCGTGTGGTACTCCAACTTCTACGGCGCCCAAACCCACCTCGTCGCCCCCTTTGATCAGTACCTCCACCGCTTCCCCGCCTACCTCCAGCAGCTCTCGATGGAGTCCAACGGCAAGACCATCACCTCTGACGGCTCCCCGGCCAAGTACACCACCGGCCCTATCCTCTTTGGCGAGCCCTGCACCAACGCCCAGCACTCCTTCTTCCAGCTCGTCCACCAGGGTACTAAGCTTATCCCCTCGGACTTCATCCTCGCGGCCAAGTCTCACAACCCCGTGTCGGACAACCTGCACCAAAAGATGCTCGCGTCCAACTACCTCGCCCAGGCTGAGGCTCTCATGGTGGGCAAGACGGCTGAGGAGGTCAGAGCCGAGGGCAATGTAcccgaggagctggtgcCTCACAAGGTGTTTATGGGTAACCGCCCTACCACGAGCAtccttgttggtggtgccatTGGCCCTGCTGAGTTGGGTGCCTTGATTGTTTACTACGAGCACCTCACTTTTACTGAGGGTGCCGTGTGGGATATCAACTCTTTTGACCAGTGGGGTGTGGAGCTGGGTAAGGtgttggcgaagaagatTTTGAAGGAGATTGATGAGGAAGGGGCTGGGTCAGGGCATGATTCCAGCACTggggggctgttgggggCTTTTAAGGCTTATGGTGGGTTTTGA
- the YPK2 gene encoding Serine/threonine-protein kinase (COG:T; EggNog:ENOG503NU9W), giving the protein MSWKLTKKLKETHLGPLTSTFSRSPSTSTITDKDSKSQGDISGAVTPTNENTIAASEALTQAPVVAPPKPGILVVTLHEGQGFSLPEQHRASFNNPAHGGNSLSTGNALNMSSSIRPSSSSRTSGFMGRPQTSGGFSGIPTNHGRISSKYMPYALIDFDKLQVFVNSVEGTPENPLWAGSNTQYKFDSW; this is encoded by the exons ATGTCGTGGAAACTCACCAAGA AGCTGAAGGAAACCCATCTGGGACCCCTCACGAGCACCTTCTCGAGGTCAccttcaacctccaccatcacagACAAGGACAGCAAGAGCCAAGGGGACATTTCTGGTGCTGTCACACCCACAAATGAGAACACCATCG CGGCCTCGGAAGCCCTTACGCAAGCTCCCGTCGTTGCCCCTCCCAAGCCCGGTATTCTTGTCGTTACCCTTCACGAAGGTCAAGGGTTCTCCCTCCCCGAACAGCACCGCGCTTCCTTCAACAACCCAGCACATGGCGGCAACTCGCTGTCGACCGGAAATGCTCTCAACATGTCGAGTTCGATCCGcccctcgtcttcctcgaggACCTCGGGTTTCATGGGCAGGCCCCAGACCTCGGGCGGTTTCTCCGGCATCCCCACTAACCACGGTCGTATCTCGTCCAAGTACATGCCCTATGCCCTGATCGATTTCGACAAGTTGCAAGTGTTTGTCAACTCGGTCGAAGGAACACCCGAGAACCCTCTCTGGGCCGGCTCCAACACCCAATACAAGTTCGAT AGTTGGTGA
- a CDS encoding hypothetical protein (EggNog:ENOG503P8UI), translating to MSPPKASTTIPLPLRLVLLLLEPLGALNGAYLTLFTPSSYHSAIVRPHPPSWSPPFSPQNQYLYTQLAGAWLVFAFNESVILWLYDDLKLWKLMCWGMLISDFVYHVSAVQAVGGWERFLGVGGWNLFDWAVAVSAAGPAVVRVWICLFAGEKGGREKGKGE from the coding sequence ATGTCCCCACCCAAAGCATCCAcaaccatccccctccccctccgcctcgtcctcctcctcctggaaCCCCTCGGCGCCCTAAACGGCGCCTACCTaaccctcttcaccccctcctcatacCACAGCGCCATCGTccgcccccatcccccctcatggtccccccccttctccccccagAATCAATACCTCTACACTCAGTTGGCAGGCGCATGGCTGGTGTTTGCCTTCAACGAATCAGTCATTCTATGGCTCTACGATGATCTGAAGTTGTGGAAGCTCATGTGCTGGGGGATGTTAATCAGTGATTTTGTCTATCACGTCTCTGCCGTGCAGGCTGTCGGGGGATGGGAgaggtttttgggggtgggggggtggaatCTGTTTGATTGGGCTGTTGCTGTTTCTGCTGCTgggccggcggtggtgagggtttggatttgtttgtttgcgggtgagaagggagggagggagaaggggaagggggagtaA
- a CDS encoding hypothetical protein (COG:Q; EggNog:ENOG503P14D), with the protein MPHHFIFGHMIESGKAFKDVPMEINRLTLTSLFLRQHSDIIKDGVIVMDVWPMIDPILYVMDPEIVSQFSNQQVLAKTLPKSNQLKDMFKPMFQGKDLLTMDGPEWKRWRAIYNPGFSAKNVATMAPEFIEEIDIFKRHLRKVAMSGEVVKMQQLAINLTIDVIGRAVLGNNFKCQAEGNPLEKAIADQVKWLIPNRTPDALVKLLNPFRLYDLWRLERIIRNILAPAVRENLSNETSTTLHKTILSLAVKAYLAENPDSNPKVDLEAFLNRTIPHLKIFIFAGHDTTATSLCFAYYLLSQNPQCLAKLRSEHDAILGPDPSQAAAKIAANPQLLNSLVYTTAVIKETLRIFPPALTVRQGRPDVTLHNHKTGKTYPTDGFLVIGATFATHKLEEYFPRNEEFLPERFLAKEGEELYVGKNAFRPFELGPRACIGQELAMMELRMILGLTVREFDFEVDESVFMEGGKRLWGQRVYMVGGLAGHPKGGMPMRVKVRRR; encoded by the exons ATGCCTCACCACTTCATCTTTGGCCACATGATTGAAAGCGGCAAAGCCTTCAAAGATGTCCCAATGGAGATCAACCGCCTAACACTCACGTCACTATTTCTGCGCCAACACTCagatattataaaagatGGCGTTATCGTGATGGATGTCTGGCCGATGATTGATCCCATTCTCTATGTTATGGATCCCGAGATAGTGTCTCAGTTTTCCAATCAGCAGGTGTTGGCAAAGACTCTCCCCAAATCGAATCAGCTGAAAGATATGTTCAAACCCATGTTCCAGGGTAAGGACTTGTTGACGATGGATGGGCCTGAGTGGAAAAGATGGCGGGCGATTTACAACCCCGGTTTCTCTGCCAAAAATGTTGCGACGATGGCTCCGGAGTTCATTGAGGAGATCGATATTTTCAAGAGGCATCTGAGGAAGGTTGCCATGTCGGGGGAGGTCGTCAAGATGCAGCAGTTGGCTATAAATTTGACGATTGATGTCATTGGTCGTGCTGTCTT GGGCAACAACTTCAAGTGCCAAGCAGAAGGCAACCCTCTTGAAAAAGCAATCGCCGACCAGGTCAAATGGCTCATCCCCAACCGAACCCCCGACGCCCTCGTCAAACTCTTGAACCCCTTCCGTCTCTATGACCTCTGGCGACTAGAGCGCATCATCCGTAACATCCTCGCCCCAGCCGTAAGAGAGAACCTCTCCAACgaaacctccaccaccctccacaagaccatcctctccctcgccgtcaAAGCCTACCTGGCCGAGAACCCCGACTCCAACCCCAAGGTCGACCTCGAAGCCTTCCTCAACCGcaccatcccccacctcaaAATCTTCATCTTCGCCGGCcacgacaccaccgccaccagccTCTGTTTCGCTTACTACCTCTTGTCCCAGAACCCCCAATGTCTGGCTAAACTCCGCTCTGAACACGACGCCATCCTCGGCCCTGACCCCTCTCAAGCAGCAGCTAAAATCGCCGCCAACCCTCAACTCTTGAACTCCTTGGTTTATACAACAGCCGTAATCAAAGAAACCCTCCGCATCTTCCCTCCTGCCCTGACTGTCCGTCAAGGCCGCCCAGACGTAACCCTTCACAACCACAAAACAGGCAAGACCTACCCCACCGACGGgttcctcgtcatcggcgCGACATTTGCCACCCACAAATTAGAGGAGTATTTCCCCCGCAACGAAGAATTCCTCCCAGAGAGGTTCCTCGcaaaagaaggggaggagttATATGTAGGCAAGAACGCCTTCCGGCCGTTTGAGCTGGGACCGAGGGCGTGTATAGGGCAGGAGCTGGCAATGATGGAGTTGAGGATGATACTGGGGCTGACGGTAAGGGAGTTTGATTTTGAGGTGGACGAGAGCGTGTttatggagggggggaagaggttgtgGGGACAGAGGGTTTAtatggttggggggttggcgggACATCCGAAGGGGGGGATGCCGATGAGGGTTAAAgtgaggagaaggtga